gtattgttgtagctgtgttggtcccaggatattagagacacaaggtgggtgaggtaatatctcttactggaccaacttttgttggtgagagagacaagctttcaagcttgcaCAATGCTGTTCTTCAGGTATGGGAAATATACTGAgtgacagctaaatacaaggtgaaactgATTATTTAGCATGTGacagtacatttcccagacctaaagaaaaGCTgggtgtaagctcaaaagcttctctctcacaccaacagaagttggtccaataaaagatattaccgcaCCCATCTTGTCCCTTCAAAGCACGTGTACGTCAAGGATGTGTAGATAACTGCTGAAATTCTGGTGATCTCAAACAATATGtgcacctccttccctccctgcatgCACTGCCCTCTGAAAATGGCAGCTGAGCTAGGTCACTTGCTGTTCTGCTATTGgttccctgcctgctgctgcttgcttctgCTCTCTCCACTGGGATTTGGAGGCCGTGTAGCAGAATTTCAGCAACATTAACTTATGTGGCAAACAGTGATGTGATTTCTTACTCTTTGTCTGGGAAACATGCCATGTAGGAGCATCTGTACCCTGCTtcattttccttttccctctggCTTAGCTCTGCTTCTCTTTCTTGCACAGTCCCAGGATACTATTTTCTTCATTGCTGAGTGACCAGAGTGTATTCTGCGAAGGGCATGCTGTTTAGGCATTGCTTATTAGTGAAGGGAGTTCACAATTCATCTTATAGCAAATTCATAAATTCACGTATCTGCTTAGTGGAAATGAGGAGTGTACAAAACTCTTGGTTATTAATTGAAGGGTAGATGAAGATGCAGGGAGGTGGGAATAAAGTAAAATAGCAAAGGGACGGTGGAGAAAGACCTGAGGGACTGTGGAGAGGAAATGTGAGGGGGAAGTGTGAGAAATAAGGGACTGTGCCAGGAGCAGGAAATTAGACTCTGACAAGGAAGATGGGGAGTGGGATGAGGAATTTGGCAAGGACTAATACTGTAGGAAGGTATAGATTTGATAAGGAGAAAGAATTAGTAGACTACAAAAACAAGTAATATACTGAGGGACGTATGAAAACTGATGGTGAGGAGAAAAGTGATAATATTtgggggtagggttgccaggtgtctgattTTTCAACTGGAACGcacggtcaaaaagggaccctggcggctccagttcCACCACTGATCGGGCTGTTAAaagtgggactaaggcaggctcctttcCTGCCgtggctccacgcagctccttgaagtggctggcatgtccctgcagcccctaggctcCGCTGCCTGGGGTTCTGgcagcgatttaaaagggctcagAGGTCCGGCCGCTGTTGCAGTGGTAGCTGTGGCGGCCGGAAGCCCTGggaccttttaaattgctggtCCCTGGGCAGCTGCGCCTTTCGCCTGCCCCCATCGCTGGCCGGAAGGGACACCGACATGGGGGGGTCAAAAGGggcgcggcagcgctttaatgttggcTGTATACGGGTTGGTACTGGCTTCTTACCGGTACGCCATACAGGCCTGTATCGGCCTACTTTACTCCTGCCTCAacccatttctggccccacccaggagcctgcacccccagctggagccctcaccctctcccacatctggaccccttgcctcagcccagtgaaagtgagtgagggccAGGGGATGGAGCGAGtcggggcagggcctcagagaaggggcagagcaagggtgctcagttttgtgcgattagaaaggaGACAACCCTATATGGGGTGGGGTGTATGCGCAGGAGACAGCTGAAAGGTGGTGGTTCTGTGAAGAGGGACGCTCAACTCCCCATCTCCGCTGTATGGGAATACCCCGTTCACGTTCTCGCCGGCGACATTTCGCCAGGTTTGGCGCCTGGCTGCCTTTGGGACGCATCCTACGAGCTGTGAAAGCAgcggagtcctgtggcacctacagactaacagacgttttggagcatgagctttcgtgggtggatacccacttGGCGGGGTGCATGAGCTGTGAGGCGCTTCAGGCTCCGGGAGGGTGACAGGCGAGGCGCAGCTGGTCTGTAACCAGCTCAGCAGCGAGGCGGAAGCCATTCGAAGGCACTGCCCAAACGGTACCGCTCTCAGCCATTCCGCCTTCCGCCCTCCAACGCCGAGAGCCATGGGGGGCTAAGCCCCGCTAGGGCCGCTCCGCTCCCGACGGGCCCCGAGCCCTCAGCGCCGCCAAaagccccggccccggccccagcccgggaGAACGGGCCCTCGCGGTGCATGCTGGGACGTGTAGTCCCtgtccctggctcctgccccGGAGAAGAGAGTCACAGCAGGGAACTCCAACCCTGCCGGCGGCCGAGGCGAAGGGCGCATGCTCCATCGGGTGTGGGCGGGTGCCGGGGAGGGCGCACACTACCTTGTTGGGAAGGAGGCACCGCCTCTTTGCCTATCCTGCCGCGGGGTTGGCGGGTTGTGTGGCGAGAAGGCGGGTCCGGCCCGGCGCGTGCGTCAGGTTCGGTAGCGCTGCGCAAGGGGCCGGGTAAAGGTGAGAGGGAGAATGGAGGTTCCTCCTTTTCATTCAGGAGGGGACGGGAGAGGGGGTCGGTGCGGGGCGAAGCTTCTGCCGAGCCCGGGTTCGGGGTGCGGCTGAGCAGCatcccccctaccccccgccAGCTGCcctctgcgcagagctgggggaggggctgcccgGGGGCCCGAGCCCCTAGGGGGAGGGGCGGCAGGGCTCGGGGGCGGAGGGTGTCCTGTGGGGGGAGGCGGCGGACCCGAGACAGTACCGACCCCGCGAAGTCTGATGGACTCCCCGTCcctctggggggctgcagggactcGGCCCTGCTCAGCTGCCCGACGCCTGTTTGGTgtgctggggtgggcagggctggctcctctCCAGCACACTGGGCATTTCCCACTTGCAACCAAGGCAGAGACCTGCCCAAAAGAACATACAAAATACGGTGCCAGATCGTGCCCGTAGACTGATTGCCACGGGAGCGCCTGGCTAAAATGCAGGAGTAGGAGTAAAATGAGCCGGGCTCttagctctaccacagactttctCTGGGATGCTTAAGCTTAGTTCTTCAGTTCCCCTGCCTGGAAAATAGGCATAGCGCTTCCAGTCCCACAGGAGCATTGTGAGACTTCAGGCTTGTAAAGTTCTCTGAAATTCTCAAGTGAAAAGCCTTAAATAAGTAAAATGTATTGTTCTTTTTAAGCCTTTCCAGTTTTCATTAGGTTTTCCACCAGCAGTGCTCCTGAGCAACCAACCTATGCCAGTTTCACCCTTGACTGCAAATATCAGAAAAAcaatatcagaagggtagccgtgttagtctggatctgtaaaagcagcaaagaatcctgtggcaccttatagactaacagacgttttggagcatgagctttcatgggtgaatacccacttcgtcggatccgatgaagtgggtattcacccacgaaagctcatgctccaaaacatctgttagtctataaggtgccacaggattctttgctgtttttacagaaaaacaatagtgtctgactttttttttttttttatacaggaCAAGGGATTAGTGTCAGTAGCAGTGCACGTAATCTCATCCAATGAGACAACtagtatataaataaaaaggtgaACTTTGATAACTGTATCTTCAAAAACTTTTCTCAGGGCAGGTTATAATTTTACCCTGGAATCAGTTTTATTGAAAGTGTTATTAAAAGCAGATACCATATCCGACTATCTGAAGTTTAGAATTGTCCTGACTCTTCGGAGCACTGTACACAATCACTGCATCTTTGACATGTGTCTGTGATAGGTTGGCTGAGTTGGGATATAGGATACTAAATTTGTCAAGCTAGTATGTTGTCCACTAAGAAGGGACAGAGGCtactctatttagattgtaagctctttagggcagggaccatctttttgttctgtgtttgtacaatgggtTTCTGGTCCATGAGTAGGGCTCCTTGGTGCTGTGGTAATGCTAATAATAATTGGACGTGGACTGTCGTAGTTGGAATGTTAGTGACTTCaggttttaatttttctctccAGAGTCTGAATATGACTATAGGCCGGGTTGTTGCggggtggtgatggtggtagtggtggttgTTTTTGGAAGGAGAGAAAACAGTGATAGGTTTTGATTTCTTCTTCCTTTGTGGAATCATTTCTGCTCTAATGTTCTCTCTTTGTGTTTCTTCTTGTCAGTGATCAGAAGCAGCAATAGGAGAAATGGAGATGCAGTCATATTACACGAAACTCTTGGGAGAGCTCAATGAgcaaagaaagagagattttttctGTGACTGCAGTATTATTGTGGAAGGCAGGATCTTCAAAGCTCACAAGAACATTCTCTTTGCGAATAGTGGCTACTTCAGAGCCCTGTTGATTCATTACATTCAAGACAGTGGGCGACACAGCACTGCTTCTTTGGACATTGTTACTTCAGAGGCCTTCTCCATCATCCTAGATTTCCTTTATTCAGGGAAGCTGGATCTTTGTGGAGAAAATGTTATTGAGGTCATGTCCGCAGCTAGCTACTTGCAGATGACTGATGTGGTCAATTTTTGCAAAACATATATCAGGTCATCGCTAGATATTTGcagaaaaatagagagagaagcgGCTTTCTATCAGGCTGATAGCGGAAGCTCTAGTTCTGTCAGAGAGGGCACTTCTTATGGTACAAAGAGCCAGTGCTCTGCCTCCGTCTCTTCTCTGCAAGAAAAGGAAAGGATTTCTGATTGTCAGAGAGATCCTCCCTGTGGTGAATGTAGCAGCTGCCACCCAATGGAACTTGTGGTGAGAGACCCTGTAAGCAGTGATTCTCCAGATGACATTAATTCTTCTCTGCCCAAAGGGGTAGTAGAACCAAAAGTAGAATTTGACTCTGATGAAgtggaagtagaagtgggtgaaCGACTGCAGCAGTATCCAACTCCTTTATCTCTCGAGCAGATGGAGGAGGGATTGCACAGTGGCCAGGCAATGGACTTGGCCTGCAATAACTATCATATGAAACAGTTCCTGGAGGTCCTGCTACGCAACAGTGCTGCTCAGAGAAAAGATGATGTGGTTCATCACTTTGTTCGTGGCTTTGAGGGTAGGCCAGAAGATGCAGGAGTGGCCATGAGTTCCATGATGGACATTCACAGTGACTGGTATGGTGAGGATACAGGTGAGATGAGAATTCCTTAGGCTGTAGATAATGTCTGTATAACAAATGAGGAAGCTGCTTATTTGTATAACTTTCTATGTTAATTGAACAGTTATTCTCATTCTTGTTCAGTATACTTCACAGGAAAATATTGCTGAATTTTATGCAGCAGCAAAATAAACTATTGTTCTGGACTTCAAAAGAAAGCTGCACTCATTTTGCTCAGTGCAGCATTTGGAAGGTAAGTATTTCTGATCTAAAAACTTGTTTTTGAAATAGGTATTTTGAAGTCTAATGTTGGTGACCACCAGTTTACTAAATGGTAACATACTTTGGGACAACACTGGAGTGAAGGATGAATGTAAGAAAAACTTTGCCTCTTATAACTGTTAGTATTATGAAGAAGAGTTGTTAAGAATTCAGAAAGACAAACTGATAACCCCATGTTGGTTATGCTATAAACTCTGAGAGGTAGAATATTAACTACGCTGCATATTTTCCCTCTAGAGGCAGACTTCTTTCTCCATTGCTGCTCATCAGGGCTGCTGCTTTCACTAGCCCAAATACATGCTGGGATTTCTCAGCACCACTAGGAAGGCTATGTGGCAGCACCTTCAGGGACCTGAAGGAGAAAAAGCTCATGTAAATATACACATTTTCTAAAATGGCCGTTAAcaattttgggtctttgtctgctTGTAATAAAGATGGAAGACTATTTCTTTTCCTGAACACTGTCTCTGTTTACCTTTCAAAAACTGTCCTTTAGGGTGGGCTCTACTCCTTGCCTGAAGTACACCTCAGTTCTCATAGCCATTCATAAGttgccaagttaaaaaaaatgatgtaGGCAATAGGAGTTATGCACAGTAATAGTGTGTGCTGTAGAAGGTAAAGCTGTGTTTATGCCATCACTAGCTCAAGCACACAAGTGTGTTCTTAAAGCCACTTTGAGTTCTGCAGGTCTGTAAGGAACTCTCACTGTGTAGTGAATCAGTGTTCAGTTGATAAAATCATTAACTATTAGTCAGTTAGCGTAACTGAAATAATATTTAATGGCAGTATTCTGTTACAATAACATCTACTGCTTCCAAAATACTGTAGATGCAGACATCTAATAGGATAATATTATATTCCATTGATGATTTTTCAAGTAAAACTCTTCAAATTGTTAATCTAGAATTAAAAGTGAAAATGCACATAAAACTTGATAAGTTTCTAGCAAATTCTATTAATTATTGATGATTTTTAACACtagaaatatgtattttaaacatgCATTCAGAGTTCTGTGTTTCTCTTACAAGAATTGACGTCACTAGCACCTGAAGTAGAACAGAAAATTATTCTTTATGTTGGTTTAGGTTCTTGTGATGTATTCAGCTTTTTCAAGGGAGACACAGAACGCTGAACTCTGGTCCTGGTAGCTAAAGTTACGGAATGAGTCTCAGATATCTTGTTTttgaagggatgtgtgtgtgtatatatatatgtacatgtCTATACATGAATTATTAGTTCATTACTGATTTTGATATGTATTGAAAAAGATTTTAGTTAATTTTTGAGGCTCCAATACATTAAAGGACTATGTCTATCCATAACTTTAATCATGCActttagtcccattgatttcagtggggcgcCTTAATGTTAAGGATGTGTttaaagtgctttcctgaatcagtgtATAAAGCAACACGCACTTTTTAGTCTCTTAACCTCGCCATCCAATCCTAGTTGTGTTACAAAGGACATCTCTTGTCAGTCATATATTGGCTACTATGAACAAGCTCAGTAATgcccatatttatttaaaaatgtaatcttcAAGTACAATTCCCAACTTTTGCATCTTCTCACATAAATTTATCAATGTTTAATTGTATGTGTATATTCTGAACCTAGGCCTATTTtactagaaaaaataaaacacaaacagcAAATATATTCGAGATGGAAGATTCTTGTTAGTCCCAAGAGAGAGCCTACTAAAACTTGAATGGGGACAGAGGCATAAATTACCTCTGGGGATGGTCCCTCTATGTCTAAATTGCGGCCCATTATTATAGCATATTGGAAATCTTACACTGCTACTGCCTGTGCACTTTCCTGTGGCTAAATTAAAGACTTTAGTTTCCAGTGCGATTAATATGACacctttttcaaaaataaattgaagATAACAAGAAACTTTCAATGGCTCGCATATTGAGCATAGTCTAGCATGTACATCACACGAGAAATCAATGTTGCaaatttattaaatgtattttaaagctgcctgattttcaagggtgctaagcacctgcagctccataagcttttaaaaaacagaccgtacagttaataaataaataaataaatatctccaaGTGAGCCAAATACAAAGAAGAGAAATATGTAAGTATTCTGGCCCTAGCTTGCAGGCAAGGATTATAACAAGCAACCTAGCTAACTTTGTTGAATTGTCTAAAAcatatacttttctttttaaaaggtgatGTGTTAGTTGTGCCAATCAAGCTCCACAAATGCCCATTCTGTCCCTACACGGCTAAGCAGAAAGGAATACTAAAACGGCACATTCGCTCTCATACAGGCGAGAGACCCTACCCTTGTGAGACATGCGGCAAACGCTTCACCCGGCAGGAGCACCTTCGGAGTCATGCTCTAAGTGTAAGTTTGATGAAAGCAGATATCGTCAGAAGCagacttaaaaataaatggtcaGCTCCTGTGTTCAGTGTTTCTCAGTCGTCATGCTGATCTGTGTAAATAATGTATGTGTATCACGTTTTGACTTAAGGCTGTTCTGAAGTACAGTAGAGTATAGAATGATTCTGCTCCCAATATGTAAGTTTAACTGGGCAATGGTTAAGACTAAGAAATTGACATTTAATGTAATACAGCTATTTTAGTCCAAAACCTCTTAGAAAGATGATGTGATCATTTGCCCTGCAAGTTTGGTAAATGCTGCTGCATGTTTCACCTTGGAATATATGGAAGCAGCATCCccaaaaaggaataaaacaacaAGATAGGCCAGCCAATTTACAATGATGTTTTATTTCTCATTGATCAGGTGCACCGATCAAACAAGCCAATTA
Above is a genomic segment from Chelonoidis abingdonii isolate Lonesome George chromosome 25, CheloAbing_2.0, whole genome shotgun sequence containing:
- the ZBTB8B gene encoding zinc finger and BTB domain-containing protein 8B; the encoded protein is MEMQSYYTKLLGELNEQRKRDFFCDCSIIVEGRIFKAHKNILFANSGYFRALLIHYIQDSGRHSTASLDIVTSEAFSIILDFLYSGKLDLCGENVIEVMSAASYLQMTDVVNFCKTYIRSSLDICRKIEREAAFYQADSGSSSSVREGTSYGTKSQCSASVSSLQEKERISDCQRDPPCGECSSCHPMELVVRDPVSSDSPDDINSSLPKGVVEPKVEFDSDEVEVEVGERLQQYPTPLSLEQMEEGLHSGQAMDLACNNYHMKQFLEVLLRNSAAQRKDDVVHHFVRGFEGRPEDAGVAMSSMMDIHSDWYGEDTGDVLVVPIKLHKCPFCPYTAKQKGILKRHIRSHTGERPYPCETCGKRFTRQEHLRSHALSVHRSNKPIICKGCRRTFTSSLSQGLRRFGLCDSCTCVTTTHEDSMPINLSLMEPSSEGQEKGDTDNDWPIYVESGEENDPADDDDADDKQEIHRSLSDREALM